The following are from one region of the Mesorhizobium sp. B4-1-4 genome:
- a CDS encoding FMN-dependent NADH-azoreductase, which translates to MSILLVTSSPRGAASHSTRIATEFAEKLLAADPSNTLVVRDLVANPLPHIDADYSTGIYTPAEARTPRQAEVVGVSDAALDELFAADTVILATGFINFNISSTLKSWVDHVARSGKSFAYGENGPKGLVTGKKVYIVLASGGIYSEGAAVQMDHAIPYLRSVLGFIGMTDVDVIRIEGVGMGPDAVTAALAKATAKVDAVVAASQQVAAAA; encoded by the coding sequence ATGTCCATTCTTCTCGTTACCTCGAGCCCGCGCGGCGCAGCCTCGCACTCGACCCGCATCGCCACCGAATTCGCGGAAAAGCTGCTTGCCGCGGATCCGTCGAACACGCTCGTCGTGCGCGACCTCGTCGCCAACCCGCTGCCGCACATCGACGCCGACTATTCGACCGGCATCTACACGCCGGCCGAAGCCCGCACCCCGCGCCAGGCTGAAGTCGTCGGCGTTTCCGACGCGGCGCTGGACGAACTGTTCGCCGCAGACACGGTGATCCTGGCCACTGGCTTCATCAACTTCAACATCTCCTCGACGCTGAAGTCCTGGGTCGACCACGTCGCCCGTTCCGGCAAGAGCTTTGCCTATGGCGAGAATGGTCCCAAGGGCCTCGTCACCGGCAAGAAGGTCTATATCGTGCTGGCTTCCGGCGGCATCTATTCCGAAGGTGCTGCCGTGCAGATGGACCACGCGATCCCCTACCTGCGCTCCGTGCTCGGCTTCATCGGCATGACCGATGTCGACGTCATCCGCATCGAAGGCGTCGGCATGGGCCCTGACGCGGTGACCGCTGCTCTCGCCAAGGCGACCGCCAAGGTCGACGCGGTGGTGGCCGCCAGCCAGCAGGTCGCCGCGGCTGCGTAA
- a CDS encoding CopG family ribbon-helix-helix protein produces the protein MTAFTVRLSDDTTNRLDRLAEKLDRSRSYMAAQAIEDFVARQEWQLAEIEAGLAEAERGEFANEQELAAVIAKYVKPTG, from the coding sequence ATGACCGCTTTTACAGTACGCCTTTCCGACGACACGACAAACAGGCTCGACCGGCTTGCCGAAAAGCTCGATCGCTCGCGCTCCTATATGGCAGCCCAGGCCATTGAGGACTTTGTAGCTCGCCAGGAATGGCAGCTCGCGGAGATAGAGGCGGGATTGGCCGAGGCCGAGCGCGGTGAATTTGCCAATGAGCAAGAGTTGGCCGCCGTGATTGCGAAGTACGTCAAACCCACCGGCTGA
- a CDS encoding DUF1236 domain-containing protein, which translates to MKRLLLPVITGALVALSGAAFADTPVSAATNLNVRAGPGSQYPVIGVLRAGQTATLNGCLQNSKWCTIAEAGGQGWIYSDYVTAEFGGNRVVLTERPADSGIAVVKPPRDQGGNAGAIAGGATGAIAGAIIGGPVGAAVGGAAGVVGGGAAGTVINPPEQVRTYISAHRVKPVYLQGKVVTGATLPDTVALQKIPNYRYRYVYVNNRPVLVEPSTRRIVYVAR; encoded by the coding sequence ATGAAAAGGCTTTTGTTACCCGTTATAACAGGCGCGCTTGTTGCCCTGTCTGGCGCAGCTTTTGCCGACACTCCCGTATCCGCCGCTACCAACCTTAACGTTCGAGCCGGGCCGGGCTCGCAGTATCCGGTCATCGGCGTGCTGCGGGCGGGCCAGACGGCCACACTGAACGGCTGCCTGCAAAACTCGAAATGGTGCACCATCGCCGAGGCCGGTGGTCAAGGCTGGATCTATTCCGACTACGTCACCGCAGAATTCGGCGGCAATCGGGTGGTCTTAACCGAGCGGCCGGCCGATTCCGGCATCGCGGTTGTGAAACCTCCTCGCGATCAAGGCGGTAATGCCGGAGCCATCGCCGGTGGCGCTACCGGAGCAATCGCCGGCGCTATCATTGGAGGACCAGTTGGCGCTGCTGTGGGCGGCGCGGCTGGGGTCGTCGGCGGCGGTGCAGCCGGCACCGTGATCAATCCGCCGGAACAGGTGCGCACTTACATCAGCGCGCATCGGGTCAAGCCTGTTTACCTTCAAGGCAAGGTTGTGACCGGCGCGACCCTGCCTGACACGGTGGCCCTACAGAAGATCCCGAACTACCGGTACCGATATGTCTATGTGAACAACCGCCCGGTGCTGGTTGAGCCATCGACGCGCCGCATCGTCTATGTGGCACGCTGA
- a CDS encoding AzlD family protein produces the protein MIDMATFLTIVLMAGVTYLTRIGGYVMLRNRVLGARATAVMEAAPGCVLISVIAPAFVSRNPADLLALAITLVAATRLSMLPTVLIGVVAAGLLRHFIG, from the coding sequence ATGATCGACATGGCGACCTTTCTCACCATCGTGCTGATGGCCGGCGTCACTTATCTCACCCGGATTGGCGGCTATGTCATGCTGCGCAACCGCGTGCTCGGCGCCCGCGCCACGGCGGTGATGGAAGCCGCACCCGGCTGCGTGCTGATTTCGGTCATCGCTCCAGCCTTCGTGTCACGAAATCCGGCCGATCTCCTGGCGCTGGCCATCACCTTGGTCGCCGCGACGCGGCTCTCCATGCTGCCGACCGTGTTGATCGGAGTGGTGGCGGCGGGGCTGCTGAGGCATTTCATTGGATAG
- a CDS encoding AzlC family ABC transporter permease, translating to MSILQTIETAGDGSGSELRRGVASCAPVLLGTIPYALVLGAQATQKGLSTVELSMMTGLNFAGGSEFAAIQLWTSPPHILLIVAITFLVNSRHLLMGAALAPFLRDLPRREVFPALFFMCDESWALGLADAKQRAAAGIRPAFSPRYYMGAALAMYVTWVAFTTLGALLGPMLGHIETYGFDMAFPAVFLVLMRGMWKGMKAARPWLVSLVVAALVYLFVPGAWYVAAGAVSGVIAAWLMAVDA from the coding sequence ATGAGCATTTTGCAGACAATCGAAACAGCGGGCGATGGCTCGGGATCGGAACTCCGCCGGGGCGTTGCATCCTGCGCGCCTGTGCTGTTGGGCACCATCCCCTATGCGCTGGTGCTTGGTGCCCAGGCCACCCAGAAAGGATTGAGCACGGTCGAGTTGTCCATGATGACGGGGCTGAATTTCGCCGGCGGATCGGAATTCGCGGCGATCCAGTTGTGGACGTCGCCGCCGCACATCCTGCTCATCGTCGCCATCACCTTCCTGGTCAACAGCCGCCACCTGCTGATGGGAGCGGCCCTGGCGCCGTTCCTGCGCGACCTGCCGCGGCGCGAGGTGTTCCCGGCGTTGTTCTTCATGTGCGACGAAAGCTGGGCGCTGGGCCTGGCCGACGCCAAGCAGCGTGCCGCCGCCGGGATCAGGCCGGCCTTCAGCCCGCGCTACTATATGGGCGCGGCGCTGGCGATGTATGTGACCTGGGTGGCCTTCACCACGCTCGGCGCCTTGCTCGGCCCGATGCTTGGCCATATCGAGACCTACGGCTTCGACATGGCTTTCCCGGCCGTCTTCCTGGTGCTGATGCGCGGCATGTGGAAGGGTATGAAAGCGGCGCGGCCCTGGCTGGTGAGCCTCGTAGTGGCCGCACTTGTCTATCTCTTCGTTCCCGGCGCCTGGTATGTCGCGGCGGGCGCGGTGTCGGGGGTGATTGCCGCCTGGCTGATGGCCGTTGATGCATGA
- a CDS encoding Lrp/AsnC family transcriptional regulator, with the protein MKLDDIDKRILRALQRDGRMANNDLANEVGLSPSPCLRRVKLLEEAGVIDRYVAVLNPASIGKGLTFFTRIWLKAQDEDTIEHFATEVARLPQVMECYLMLGDCDAMVRVVAASIDDYRRFQSEHLSRIRGVQNVKTDVPSQTIKYTLELPI; encoded by the coding sequence ATGAAGCTTGACGACATTGACAAACGCATCCTGCGCGCGTTGCAGCGAGACGGCCGCATGGCCAACAACGACCTGGCCAATGAGGTCGGCCTGTCGCCCTCGCCTTGCCTGCGCCGCGTAAAACTCCTGGAGGAAGCCGGCGTCATCGATCGCTATGTCGCCGTGCTCAACCCGGCCAGCATCGGCAAGGGCCTCACCTTCTTCACCCGCATCTGGCTGAAGGCGCAGGACGAGGACACGATCGAGCATTTCGCCACCGAGGTGGCCAGGCTGCCCCAGGTCATGGAATGCTATCTGATGCTGGGCGACTGCGACGCCATGGTGCGCGTGGTGGCGGCCAGCATCGACGACTACCGCCGCTTCCAGTCGGAGCATCTGAGCCGCATCAGGGGCGTCCAGAACGTCAAGACCGACGTCCCCAGCCAGACGATCAAATACACGCTGGAACTGCCGATCTGA